A part of Solea solea chromosome 8, fSolSol10.1, whole genome shotgun sequence genomic DNA contains:
- the slc39a14 gene encoding metal cation symporter ZIP14 isoform X3, with the protein MFDDAVLKMHLQLLFHMLSMAVFFNATPFMYLFHSTLPALPTSSLGFFFPGCDSGQYLLPNWNLQCASDEVTLYETHPHLFHRSCHRHAVLHCCPTTPARVWGYGILCVTLISLCSLVGASVVPFMKKTFYKRLLLYFIALAIGTLYSNALFQLIPEAFGFDPMVDFYVSKSAVVFAGFYLFFFTEKVLKVLLKKKNGSHGHSHYPGVDHYSTPDMDLEEGEKEKLQQNGASSLAQGKVDAGEGELMLSPAQTPQDSQSPENGGRPGASGGGCYWLKGTNYSDIGTLAWMITLSDGLHNFIDGLAIGASFTASVFQGVSTSVAILCEEFPHELGDFVILLNAGMSIQQALFFNFLSACCCYLGMGFGILAGNSFSPNWIFALAGGMFLYIALADMFPEMNEVSREEEDAGGSSFLLTFAIQNAGLLTGFSIMLLLTMYSGQIQLGYQAPH; encoded by the exons atgtttgatGATGCAGTGCTCAAGATGCATTTACAGCTGCTATTCCACATGTTATCCATGGCAGTGTTTTTTAATGCTACACCTTTCATGTACCTTTTCCATTCAACCCTCCCCGCACTCCCAACATCCAGTTTGGGGTTTTTCTTTCCTGGCTGTGACAGTGGTCAATACCTTCTCCCTAACTGGAATCTTCAGTGTGCCTCTGATGAAGTCACGCTATATGAAACACACCCTCACCTTTTTCATCGCTCTTGCCATCGGCACGCTGTACTCCACTGCTGTCCTACAACTCCTGCCAGAG TGTGGGGTTATGGGAtcctgtgtgtgacactgatCTCTCTGTGTTCACTCGTGGGGGCAAGTGTGGTGCCCTTCATGAAGAAAACCTTTTACAAGCGACTGCTGCTCTACTTCATAGCCCTGGCCATTGGCACACTCTACTCCAACGCCCTGTTTCAGCTCATCCCAGAG GCCTTTGGTTTTGACCCCATGGTGGATTTCTACGTGTCCAAGTCTGCAGTGGTGTTTGCAGGCTtttacctcttcttcttcactgaaaAGGTGCTCAAAGTGCttctcaaaaagaaaaatggg AGCCACGGCCACAGTCATTACCCAGGTGTAGATCATTATTCGACACCTGATATGGATTTGGAGGAGGGCGAGAaggagaagctgcagcagaaTGGAGCGAGCAGTCTTGCTCAAGGAAAGGTGGATGCAGGGGAGGGCGAACTCATGCTAAGTCCTGCGCAGACACCACAG GACTCCCAGAGTCCAGAGAATGGGGGACGGCCTGGTGCCAGTGGTGGTGGCTGCTATTGGCTGAAGGGGACTAACTATTCAGACATCGGCACGCTGGCCTGGATGATCACACTAAGTGATGGTTTGCACAACTTTATCGATGGCTTGGCTATCGGCGCCTCCTTCACTGCCTCTGTCTTCCAGGGTGTCAGCACCTCTGTGGCCATCCTGTGTGAGGAGTTCCCACATGAGCTGG GAGACTTTGTGATCCTGCTGAACGCTGGCATGAGCATACAGCAGGCGTTGTTCTTTAACTTCCTGTCGGCCTGTTGCTGTTATCTGGGCATGGGCTTTGGCATCCTGGCTGGCAACAGCTTTTCCCCCAACTGGATCTTTGCTCTGGCAGGAGGAATGTTCCTCTACATCGCTCTAGCAGATATG TTCCCAGAGATGAATGAGGTTAGTCGTGAGGAAGAGGACGCAGGCGGCAGCAGCTTCCTCCTCACCTTTGCTATCCAAAATGCCGGCCTGTTGACGGGCTTCTCTATCATGCTCCTCCTCACCATGTATTCTGGACAGATACAGCTGGGCTACCAAGCGCCACACTAA
- the slc39a14 gene encoding metal cation symporter ZIP14 isoform X1, whose protein sequence is MRMWFTNGCITTTMFSLVLTVLLCPLGLLTVQGESQTQSPAQVLQDLLARYGENNTITVPQLRSLLALLSQEQGEGKSDSSNVAETTTSAPPKSNSSKCLPPDTLAIYSISEQSRLDEHGLQELCPTMLQQLDAGTCKMQEEILSSDTAPRPSGGEVWGYGILCVTLISLCSLVGASVVPFMKKTFYKRLLLYFIALAIGTLYSNALFQLIPEAFGFDPMVDFYVSKSAVVFAGFYLFFFTEKVLKVLLKKKNGSHGHSHYPGVDHYSTPDMDLEEGEKEKLQQNGASSLAQGKVDAGEGELMLSPAQTPQDSQSPENGGRPGASGGGCYWLKGTNYSDIGTLAWMITLSDGLHNFIDGLAIGASFTASVFQGVSTSVAILCEEFPHELGDFVILLNAGMSIQQALFFNFLSACCCYLGMGFGILAGNSFSPNWIFALAGGMFLYIALADMFPEMNEVSREEEDAGGSSFLLTFAIQNAGLLTGFSIMLLLTMYSGQIQLGYQAPH, encoded by the exons ATGCGTATGTGGTTCACTAATGGTTGCATCACAACCACCATGTTCAGTCTGGTGCTGACTGTGCTGCTCTGCCCCTTGGGCTTATTGACAGTTCAGGGGGAGAGCCAGACTCAGTCTCCTGCTCAGGTGCTCCAGGACCTGCTGGCCAGATATGGTGAAAATAACACCATCACGGTGCCCCAGCTACGCTCTCTGTTGGCACTTCTAAGCCAGGAACAGGGAGAAGGCAAAAGTGACAGCAGCAATGTGGCTGAGACGACTACCAGCGCTCCCCCTAAATCCAACAGCTCCAAG tgtttGCCTCCAGACACGTTGGCTATTTACAGCATTAGCGAGCAGTCACGGCTGGATGAGCATGGTTTACAGGAGCTTTGCCCCACCATGCTGCAGCAGTTGGATGCTGGTACCTGCAAGATGCAGGAGGAGATATTGAGCAGTGACACTGCCCCCAGGCCTTCGGGTGGTGAAG TGTGGGGTTATGGGAtcctgtgtgtgacactgatCTCTCTGTGTTCACTCGTGGGGGCAAGTGTGGTGCCCTTCATGAAGAAAACCTTTTACAAGCGACTGCTGCTCTACTTCATAGCCCTGGCCATTGGCACACTCTACTCCAACGCCCTGTTTCAGCTCATCCCAGAG GCCTTTGGTTTTGACCCCATGGTGGATTTCTACGTGTCCAAGTCTGCAGTGGTGTTTGCAGGCTtttacctcttcttcttcactgaaaAGGTGCTCAAAGTGCttctcaaaaagaaaaatggg AGCCACGGCCACAGTCATTACCCAGGTGTAGATCATTATTCGACACCTGATATGGATTTGGAGGAGGGCGAGAaggagaagctgcagcagaaTGGAGCGAGCAGTCTTGCTCAAGGAAAGGTGGATGCAGGGGAGGGCGAACTCATGCTAAGTCCTGCGCAGACACCACAG GACTCCCAGAGTCCAGAGAATGGGGGACGGCCTGGTGCCAGTGGTGGTGGCTGCTATTGGCTGAAGGGGACTAACTATTCAGACATCGGCACGCTGGCCTGGATGATCACACTAAGTGATGGTTTGCACAACTTTATCGATGGCTTGGCTATCGGCGCCTCCTTCACTGCCTCTGTCTTCCAGGGTGTCAGCACCTCTGTGGCCATCCTGTGTGAGGAGTTCCCACATGAGCTGG GAGACTTTGTGATCCTGCTGAACGCTGGCATGAGCATACAGCAGGCGTTGTTCTTTAACTTCCTGTCGGCCTGTTGCTGTTATCTGGGCATGGGCTTTGGCATCCTGGCTGGCAACAGCTTTTCCCCCAACTGGATCTTTGCTCTGGCAGGAGGAATGTTCCTCTACATCGCTCTAGCAGATATG TTCCCAGAGATGAATGAGGTTAGTCGTGAGGAAGAGGACGCAGGCGGCAGCAGCTTCCTCCTCACCTTTGCTATCCAAAATGCCGGCCTGTTGACGGGCTTCTCTATCATGCTCCTCCTCACCATGTATTCTGGACAGATACAGCTGGGCTACCAAGCGCCACACTAA
- the slc39a14 gene encoding metal cation symporter ZIP14 isoform X2, with protein sequence MRMWFTNGCITTTMFSLVLTVLLCPLGLLTVQGESQTQSPAQVLQDLLARYGENNTITVPQLRSLLALLSQEQGEGKSDSSNVAETTTSAPPKSNSSKCLPPDTLAIYSISEQSRLDEHGLQELCPTMLQQLDAGTCKMQEEILSSDTAPRPSGGEVWGFSFLAVTVVNTFSLTGIFSVPLMKSRYMKHTLTFFIALAIGTLYSTAVLQLLPEAFGFDPMVDFYVSKSAVVFAGFYLFFFTEKVLKVLLKKKNGSHGHSHYPGVDHYSTPDMDLEEGEKEKLQQNGASSLAQGKVDAGEGELMLSPAQTPQDSQSPENGGRPGASGGGCYWLKGTNYSDIGTLAWMITLSDGLHNFIDGLAIGASFTASVFQGVSTSVAILCEEFPHELGDFVILLNAGMSIQQALFFNFLSACCCYLGMGFGILAGNSFSPNWIFALAGGMFLYIALADMFPEMNEVSREEEDAGGSSFLLTFAIQNAGLLTGFSIMLLLTMYSGQIQLGYQAPH encoded by the exons ATGCGTATGTGGTTCACTAATGGTTGCATCACAACCACCATGTTCAGTCTGGTGCTGACTGTGCTGCTCTGCCCCTTGGGCTTATTGACAGTTCAGGGGGAGAGCCAGACTCAGTCTCCTGCTCAGGTGCTCCAGGACCTGCTGGCCAGATATGGTGAAAATAACACCATCACGGTGCCCCAGCTACGCTCTCTGTTGGCACTTCTAAGCCAGGAACAGGGAGAAGGCAAAAGTGACAGCAGCAATGTGGCTGAGACGACTACCAGCGCTCCCCCTAAATCCAACAGCTCCAAG tgtttGCCTCCAGACACGTTGGCTATTTACAGCATTAGCGAGCAGTCACGGCTGGATGAGCATGGTTTACAGGAGCTTTGCCCCACCATGCTGCAGCAGTTGGATGCTGGTACCTGCAAGATGCAGGAGGAGATATTGAGCAGTGACACTGCCCCCAGGCCTTCGGGTGGTGAAG TTTGGGGTTTTTCTTTCCTGGCTGTGACAGTGGTCAATACCTTCTCCCTAACTGGAATCTTCAGTGTGCCTCTGATGAAGTCACGCTATATGAAACACACCCTCACCTTTTTCATCGCTCTTGCCATCGGCACGCTGTACTCCACTGCTGTCCTACAACTCCTGCCAGAG GCCTTTGGTTTTGACCCCATGGTGGATTTCTACGTGTCCAAGTCTGCAGTGGTGTTTGCAGGCTtttacctcttcttcttcactgaaaAGGTGCTCAAAGTGCttctcaaaaagaaaaatggg AGCCACGGCCACAGTCATTACCCAGGTGTAGATCATTATTCGACACCTGATATGGATTTGGAGGAGGGCGAGAaggagaagctgcagcagaaTGGAGCGAGCAGTCTTGCTCAAGGAAAGGTGGATGCAGGGGAGGGCGAACTCATGCTAAGTCCTGCGCAGACACCACAG GACTCCCAGAGTCCAGAGAATGGGGGACGGCCTGGTGCCAGTGGTGGTGGCTGCTATTGGCTGAAGGGGACTAACTATTCAGACATCGGCACGCTGGCCTGGATGATCACACTAAGTGATGGTTTGCACAACTTTATCGATGGCTTGGCTATCGGCGCCTCCTTCACTGCCTCTGTCTTCCAGGGTGTCAGCACCTCTGTGGCCATCCTGTGTGAGGAGTTCCCACATGAGCTGG GAGACTTTGTGATCCTGCTGAACGCTGGCATGAGCATACAGCAGGCGTTGTTCTTTAACTTCCTGTCGGCCTGTTGCTGTTATCTGGGCATGGGCTTTGGCATCCTGGCTGGCAACAGCTTTTCCCCCAACTGGATCTTTGCTCTGGCAGGAGGAATGTTCCTCTACATCGCTCTAGCAGATATG TTCCCAGAGATGAATGAGGTTAGTCGTGAGGAAGAGGACGCAGGCGGCAGCAGCTTCCTCCTCACCTTTGCTATCCAAAATGCCGGCCTGTTGACGGGCTTCTCTATCATGCTCCTCCTCACCATGTATTCTGGACAGATACAGCTGGGCTACCAAGCGCCACACTAA
- the LOC131463411 gene encoding STAM-binding protein-like A yields the protein MMADLAFFSMQPEERVRLLTKKGSTVEVNDDVPLRRYFRSGMEMVRMAHIYTEEGNIEHAFLLYNRYITLFIEKLPKHRDYKTANVPEKKDTLKKLKDVAFPQAEILKKALLKRFEQEYAQYLAKKKAEEEVMVQEQSKQRALDAERERVAQMQRRQREQEQFSAFEEMIRRQELEKERQRVLQEFAAPTGPSLDMPLLPGIQGPPPVSPTPPQSLGDLSSGTNQYNHPHSTIGAPSTGPPSFDRSLKPGSMVSPGNNNTMEDALRQLAIPAELCRGFLKLAEANTSRAVETCGILCGKLTRNAFTVTHVIVPKQSGGPDYCDTENEEELFLIQDQYDLITLGWIHTHPTQTAFLSSVDLHTHCSYQMMLPEAIAIVCSPKFNEIGYFRLTDRGTEEISTCKQKGFHPHSKDPPLFTHAGHVTITNDSVSVMDLR from the exons ATGATGGCAGATCTCGCATTCTTCAGCATGCAGCCTGAGGAACGAGTCCGTTTACTGACCAAGAAGGGAAGCACGGTGGAAGTTAACGATGACGTTCCCCTGCGCCGCTACTTCCGCTCAGGCATGGAGATGGTCCGTATGGCTCACATCTACACAGAGGAGGGCAACATTGAGCATGCCTTCCTCCTTTACAATAGATATATCAC ACTCTTTATCGAAAAACTTCCCAAGCATCGTGATTATAAGACCGCTAACGTCCCGGAAAAGAAGGACACACTAAAG AAACTGAAGGATGTTGCATTTCCTCAAGCAGAAATTCTGAAGAAAGCTCTTTTAAAGAGATTCGAACAGGAATATGCACAATATCTTGCCAAGAAG aaagcagaggaggaggtgatggtGCAGGAGCAGTCCAAGCAGCGTGCCCTGGACGCCGAGCGGGAGCGTGTGGCTCAGATGCAGAGGCGGCAGCGGGAGCAGGAGCAATTCAGTGCCTTTGAGGAGATGATCCGCCGGCAGGAACTTGAGAAGGAACGTCAGCGTGTGCTCCAGGAGTTTGCAGCACCCACTGGGCCCTCCCTTGACATGCCCCTCCTTCCAGGCATCCAAGGTCCACCACCAGTCTCCCCTACTCCCCCACAGAGCCTGGGGGACTTGTCAAGTGGCACCAACCAGTACAATCACCCTCACTCAACCATCGGTGCACCTTCCACCGGTCCGCCCAGCTTTGACCGCTCACTCAAACCTGGGTCTATGGTCAGCCCAGGAAATAATA ATACTATGGAGGATGCCCTTCGGCAGTTGGCCATTCCCGCTGAGCTGTGCCGGGGCTTTCTGAAGTTGGCTGAAGCCAATACAAGCCGAGCTGTAGAAACTTGTGGCATCCTGTGTGGCAAACTG ACCAGAAATGCGTTTACTGTGACCCACGTCATCGTACCAAAGCAGTCCGGCGGACCAGACTATTGTGACACAGAAAATGAGGAGGAACTGTTTCTCATACAGGACCAGTATGATCTCATCACCTTGGGCTGGATACAT ACTCACCCCACACAGACTGCCTTCTTGTCCAGTGTcgacctacacacacactgctcctaCCAGATGATGCTGCCAGAGGCCATTGCTATTGTCTGTTCGCCCAAGTTCAATGA AATCGGTTACTTCAGGTTGACAGACCGAGGAACAGAGGAGATATCCACATGTAAACAGAAAGGCTTTCACCCGCACAGCAAAGACCCCCCTCTGTTTACG CACGCTGGACATGTCACCATCACGAATGACAGCGTTTCTGTGATGGATTTGcggtga